ACGGGTCGTCTTATGACTGTGCTATCGCCGTCAGCGGCGGTAAAGACAGCCATTATCAGGTGCATATTATGAAGGAAGTTATGGGGATGAATCCCATTCTTTTTTCAGTCGAAGATAATTTTAAAATGACAGAGGCCGGAAAGCATAACCTTAAAAATATATCAGAGACATTCGGATGTAATATTATTTCAATAAAACCAGATATAAAAACACAAAAAAAATTAATGCGTAAAACATTTGAGGCCTTTGGAAAACCCACATGGTTCATTGACCGTTTAATTTACACTTACCCACTCATGATGGCCTTAAAATTCAATACACCACTTCTGGTTTATGGAGAAGATGTCAGCTATACATATGGTGGATCGAATGCTGTGGAAACATATTCCGCCAAAAACCAGATTTTTAATGGGGTAGCGTCGGATATGGAACTTGATTTTCTACTGGGTGAAGGCGTTACAGAAAAAGATCTGTCTTTGACGAATCCACCATCTGAAGAGGAGCTTAATAAGCTTGATCCGATTTATTTAAGTTACTTTTTGCCATGGAATAGCTATAAAAACTATGTGTTT
This region of Eubacterium sp. 1001713B170207_170306_E7 genomic DNA includes:
- a CDS encoding N-acetyl sugar amidotransferase, which produces MKYCKRCVMPDTRPGIEFNEEGICSACVAYEKAKETDWEQRYKDLEKLCDQYRGMNGSSYDCAIAVSGGKDSHYQVHIMKEVMGMNPILFSVEDNFKMTEAGKHNLKNISETFGCNIISIKPDIKTQKKLMRKTFEAFGKPTWFIDRLIYTYPLMMALKFNTPLLVYGEDVSYTYGGSNAVETYSAKNQIFNGVASDMELDFLLGEGVTEKDLSLTNPPSEEELNKLDPIYLSYFLPWNSYKNYVFAKKRGFHDLTHEWDRTHHIENFDQIDSPAYLVHSWLKYPKFGHAAATDYGARFIRYGMMTREEAVQLVKEHDHSLDSKSVQDFCEFLGYTEDEFWTVIDKLYNKELFYKDVFGQWKLKKPIWEEK